In Amia ocellicauda isolate fAmiCal2 chromosome 7, fAmiCal2.hap1, whole genome shotgun sequence, the genomic window CCACCGCCTGCGTATGCCACATTGCTGGAGTCCAAGGGGAGCCTCTCTGCCCGGTCTCTGGACAGGGGCAGTCAGCAGCCatcctgggaggaggaccagcTCTCACTCAGTCTGTATGCGGATTCAGAGCTGGAAGCAGACCTGATGTGAGGGACTCAGTTTGCCTCCCCCACCTCTGCTATTTGAGTACGTCCCCCCTGGTCCTACGGAAGGACAGGCAGATTTCTGGGAGGTCATTCAGTGTGATGTGGCATCTTTTCGGATCCCAGGTCCCAACGACGCTACCCACCCCCCAAGCGGCTCGCCTCTGCAACACGGTGCTTGTTTACATGAGTATGTAGGGCTTGCCTCCCTTGTGTTAGTCAGTGCCATCTTAGTGGCCATCTTTAATAGAGATatgtttcgattgggttccaaCAGTGTTGTTGAAACCCCTCCCCGTTGGGCAGTgcatcctttttcagataactgggggtctctttttttcacattttatcaaTTGATCTTGAGCTTTAATTTTTGTAGCTTTTGCACTAGGTGTAATACTTTTCTGAAAATTATTCATATCATGTTTCCAAGCTGTTACAATGGAGGATTAACGGCAGACATGCTCACAGGAGAACACAAAATGGAGTATTGCAAGCACCACATCCATGGGACAGCATGCAAGCATGAATAAACACACCCAAGGATAATACCTTAAGGGGAATGAAACGAAAGGTTGAGAATGCGACCacagttatctgagaaaggataTACTGCCCAAAGAGGGAGGGATTATGCCAGTCACCATGGATACCTTTCGAAAAAAAATTCTATCAAAGCCAACTATAGGCCCCTGAGTGTGTCACTCAAACAGCCCttttctgtttcctgtttgtatataacatgacagacacacaggaacTTCCTCCTTGCGTGGAGACTTCACCACTGTGTTGTCTCTCCAGACTAGCATGTGTCTGTCCCATAGgacattattacattacattatttgtcatttagcagacacttgtacccatttatacagctgggcattttactggaacaatctaagtgaagtaccttgctcaagggtacaacagcactggatttgaacccacaaccatcCAGTTATgaatccagagccctaaccactactccacaatgATCACTTCTAGGGGCACAACAAGGGTTAGATTGGAAGGGCTTCGCCACCACTTTCAGCCTTCCAGCAGGCCTGAGTGAACGTCACCAATTGCGGCATATATGCATCTTTTGCGTGCAATACCACATCTGCAAGGGTCTCATCCTGAGAAGGTCAAGCAGGAGGGTTTGCGACGCAGCCGTGAGGAGACCCAGCAGTCTCTGGCAAAGTGACACCCTGATGTGGCTCCTCAaccggagagggagagaaaagcgcatataagaacataagaacaaaataaagtttacaaatgagaggaggacaTTTCATGGATCATGCTTGCTTGGgatccaaggatcacatccagtttgtttttgaatgttctcaaattgtcagcttcaaccacatttgtttgttccagattgtgacaactctctgtgtgaagaagtgtctcctgttttggaGTCAACTCTCTCTGGCCTAGCCAGACTGATAAGCCAGGATACCGATAGCACCATTATATACAATCAGGAAACAGAAAGGGACTGTttgaatgacacacacacacggtttAACAGAAGAATGTTTTCTACAGGTAGCCATGGTCACTGGCATAACCCCTCCCACTTTTGCAGTAATTCCAATGAGAAAGATAACCATGTCAGAATAACATGGACTTCAGACCTGCTCAGGTGGTATTGCCGAACCCAAATCAGGCACTGCTTCTCCTGTACTTGTGAAATGTAGCCCATGGCAGGTGGAAGGACAAGTTTGATACACAGACATCTATTGACAGCTTTGTTATAAGGCTTTAGCACTTCCTGATTGTGAGGTAATATCCCATACTCCCTTAAAAATAACCAGTATTACTTGCTAAAGCTATATGGCCTGAGTTTAGAGGCAGCAGTActgtaaatatttgctattaGTTATTTTACCTGGGAGTTAAATAAGCGCAGAGTGGTTTTGTTACCAACATCTACACTAAAACCTTTAGTGGGAGCTCCATTAAATCTTATCACAGCATCATGGTCATCTAAAAGTAGAGGAGGAAAAGTTAACATTATggtaattaatttgtattaaagaaaataagatgcacacatataattatataaattattataatgagCAATTATACATAGTAGTTCAAAAGTCATGTAATCTTAAACTTTTGTTGTTAGGATAAATATAAGTAAAGTGATGCCAAACAATGTGTTAATCTACAATTAACTATTTTGATTACTGAATTCACTCATACAGAATAAGTCAATTCCTACACATTTTTTCAAGTCAGATGCATCACTTATTTTTGTAAACAACTTTGTATGAATGCTAATTGTAAGTGCAGTTAAAGCAAGGTaacttgagcaaggtacttcacctccagtaaaatacccagctgtataaatgtaagtcgcactggataagagcgtctgctaaatgacaaataatgtaatgtaatgtaaagatGACAAATGTAAAATCCTACAGAATATATTGCATTTACATGCAAGACCATCTACCAAACTTACCAATTTCCACTCCAAGTTTTGAGTTTCTTAAAGCTGCAGCTGACatgaccacagcacaccttttaAATGGTCCAAGTTTTGCTTCCAGGTTCTCCTTTGGCAAGGATTTCTCCCACTCTTCCCCTGTAAATGGTCCATCTCCAGCTTTTATCATTGTCAGAGGAACACGAGTCTTAAGCTGACAGAGGAGTTCATGACGATTCAACTTGTGTTTCATCCTTGTTATTTTGGCTGGAACTTGGAATTTGTTGCTAGCCTTGAAATATGCCACTGCATTTCTTTGCTTCGAATCAGTGTCTTCAGTCCACTCAGCACCTAGTGTTTCTGGAGTTTGGAATATTTCTCTTTCTATAGCTTTGCTCAGTGAATGCTGTGCCCTTTTGGGGATATTTTCTAGCTTATTAGGTACATCGATACTTTTTTTTGGTAtaaagatatataaataaacagatacacTTGTAACTGTGCAAAAGAAGAGGATATACAATATGTTCCACTTCATTTCAGACCTAGAATTAAATAGAgaataatgtaaatatttaaaataacaataaacaacaACCCCCCCTTATTTGTTTAGCACATTTTACTGTAATTCCTTGGATAGTATAGTCTTAGTATAGTCTATAGACTATATAATACTTAATTTACAGTGAGTGGTATTattaatacacaatacacagtTATCAGGGATGTGCGGGGAGGGGGCTGGAGGGTGCGAGCCACTGCCCCTTTGATCAAGTGCTCCCCCAATCCCTCACCGGAGCCCGCTGTGTTAATACAAAGCTCCCGGTCACCACTGCCCCAACTAGAGTGTctctaaatatttattaaatcatAAAGTGTAAGGTTAACCCAGTCAACTGTTTTGTTGGACTAAATGGATTTCTGTATTTAATGATTTAActcaataaaacattattttattgcacATGCAAAGAAGATATATTGAATGAGTGTCACGAAAGGGCACATTGAACCCAAACTGTCACTTCTACAGGAGGATCCATTTTCTTACAAAGTGTTTAAACAGACTTTTTTGTGATTGCTGTGCAACAACAAAGACAAgcattaaaatactgaaatcataCAATATTACCTGTAATTGGATTTTCCTATTAAATAAACCCACTACATGAAAGCAGAAAGTAATTCTCTTAATTTTAATATAGAGTGGTTCAAAAACATACTTTGTCATACAGACACTTTTATCAAGTTACATTGTACTTTTTGTTGTAAAGCCATGTATATGGTTTTATGACTCTGAGGCAAATAAAaagatattgtatttttctgtaacatggtcagatatatatatatatatatatatatatatatatatatatatatatatatatagatgatgactctgtataggaaagctgaagaaagtgttttatgataattatgtaatgttttatattgatgttagcattagaaatgGCTTGTATACAGATtgagcaaattagctttatctaATGATAGAAatgggtttgtctgtgtgtggatttcctgtttctcctctcaaagctaaagatgttacctctttgttaagaaaaccacaagaatatatctatatatatatatatatatatatatgatactaATAGagctaattgtattaatttttcAAGCAAGCATATgttagcaaggctgtttttaCTAGTGCTGATGCTGCAGAAGTCACTCCCAGCATCACCTCATCATTATTGATCAACAGTTGTTTTGAGGACTATGGTACCAGACATCTcccagtatatcaaaggaagacacctccccccaggaagacaacTACGAACATTACAGAAGTCAGAGACCTGACTTCAAGACAACACTTTTTGAAAcctgtgactgaccctgccaacagacccacatgtcatgcattgtataaaaagCTGTAaacttctgctgttcagagagactctgctggagagcttccatgtcaggcCCTTCCAgacctggcatgttaaataaatacatgttatcctctgtgcatcaagactagGTTCTtcatataccatctggcccaggttttttgttagtttttaattcagctgttccctttagtacctcctcctcatttatcctgatctctcttaggatttgcctggactgattgttaacctgtggcaagttatctgtcttttcttttgtgaaaacctctgtgaaatactcatttagaacatttgccacatcttgttagttttccaggatacttccatttttgccctttatctgtttcacttcctcccttattgtcctcttgctgttgtagtattgaaaaaagctctttgcattagttttagctccaagagctatatttctttttatttccctctttgcttccctgatccctttcttaagatctctttgcagctcaacatattctatgtattttttttcatctccatcccttttgtatgcgctatacaacattttcttcctcttgatatttttttcatacttctattaaaccattttggccaatgttttttgatcctcaatttgcaaagttttaatacaaatttctcctgagcctcaagtagcatattcttaaaatataaccatccattttcaactaaatctgtatccagtgtgctccagtctaactcttctaagtaccgcctcataccttcaaggtttgcttttctaaaattgtagacaatTGTTtaagacttggtccttgttttttgaaggaatgcctcaaagctaaccatattgtgatcacagtttgccattggttctctaactagtgtccctctgactctatcttggtcatttgaaaagatcaagtcaaagcatgcactctctctggttggttcccttaCAAAttagttagaaagcagtcatttaccatctcaaccatttctattccTGCTtttgtagtcccaactgggctttcccagtctatgtttgggaaattgaaatccccaattataacagccacatccttgctacatgtcctgattacactgtacaatgcaacaacTTTCTGAATAtttgagttgggtggtctgtaacacactcctaccactaatcctcccattattttgttcaaaagtgtaacccacaaagattctgtttcgttactaggatctaatttgatttcttctgcctcaatgtcttttgccaccacctcttcgattttgcctgtccctcctaaactgtgtgtatcctttcaacttatATTCATCCCCATAATTTTCTATAAGcgatgtttctgtcactcctacaacatcatagtcacacaccagcactatGGCTTCTAGGTCtcacatcttgttccttatactcctggcattgaggtacaaacatttcaggactttcctactagtagttgaacttggttttctttccttagtggaacatctcatATTGTCAGAACTCCCTGTCCCCCTGGTCCCCAGTTTAAAAgcttctcaattactctgcacatacgctttcccaatgcattagccccccttctgtttagatgtagactgtccggtttgtacaggtcccagcTATCCCTcccttaccagtcacttctcccagctcccttaattaattcaatcaatcaatcaatcaatcaatcaacattcctaaacaccatgtgcacttgttcaatcaccctctgctcccaacTTGGTttcttgcttccctctgctccacatataaacccctcactgtttctcacacttctcaaagttttgtcagtgttaGCTACAATCCTAGCAGTCTCCTAGTGCCTTGAAATATCATTGATTCCTCGACCACCTGCTTTACCTCCCAACCACAACTTTGGACTTCGCCTGATTGCCTGTTTCCCTGATCATCTGATCCTTGCATGTTACCACGACCATGACCATGTCCTTGCCTAGCCCTTGTTTGCCCAGTCCTGCCGGTATTCAACTCACGCCTGTCCgaccacctctaccacgcaccCCAACTgtgtcccctgttcccgtgccccaCTGTACGTTACAGAAAACATCACCGCTAATGGACCCAGTGGTGCTGACCACCCTCGCCGCCCAGAGGGCCACACTCGGGGAACATGAGCGGACGCTCTGACAAATTGAGAGTGCCCTGGACCAGCTTCTTGAGCACCTACCCAAACAACAGCCTGCTCCTTCGGTGATGGCTGCTCCGGCTCGTGCTGCTCCGGCTTGTGCTGCTCTGGCTCCTGCTGCTCTGGCTCCTGCTGCTCCGGCTCCTGCCTTCGTCCCTGCAGCTCCAGCCAGTCCAGCTGGCTGATCCGTGGAAATAAGACGGCTCCCCTGACCACTGCAAGGGCTGTCTACTGCAGTGCCAGCTGTACTTTGCCTACCTACCCATGTCCTTCCCTACCGAGGTGGCTTAAATCACTTTCATTGTCACTCTCCTGACTGGGAAAGTGCTCAGATGGGCTTCCACTGTTTGGGAGCAACAGGGTGAATTGACAAGGTCCCTGAATACCTTCTTGAAACACTTCCACTTTCACCACCCAGTGGAAGGGAGAGATGTTGGAGAACAACTCCTTGCACTGTGCCAGGGCTCCTTTTCTGCTGCGGATTACACCCTGAGGTTCCGGACTCTAATGCATCTTCTTTCTCGTTTTGACTCTAGGTGGCTCAATGCAGTGATAGTGAAGTACTGGTACATGTTGCCCTTAGTGCCAGCCGCACTGGAGCAACTAAGAGGAGCCCACTACCACCAAACTGGACCTGCGCAGTGTATACAACCTCAACTGGATACGAGAGGGGGGATTGAATGGGAGATGGCGTTCATCACATACACCGGCCATTACGAATACCTGTGCCCCTTCTGTCTTCCAGGCATTCATAAACGAGGCTCTTGCATCGCTTTGTCATCGTCTACATTGATGACATCCTCATCTACTGTTCCTTCCTCTCTGAGCACTTTGCCCAGGTGCGCCAGGTGCTCCAGTGTCTGCTGCGCAACGGGCTCTACATCAAGGCGGAGAAGTGTGAGTTCCACTGCCTGCGAGTGGGATTCCATCATCGATGCCAGCGGCATGCACATGGAGCTAGAGAAGGAGAGCCCTGTCAACTTTTATAGGCGGTTTATCCGCAATTACAGAACTGTTGCCACTCTACTTTCACCTCTACAGACTCCGCCACTGCCGCATTCACCCATCTGAACATTCTGGTGGCCTGGTTTAGTGCATGACATCACCAGGTTCGTCGGTGCCTGCTCCACCTGTGTGCAGTCCAAAGCCTCCAGACACCTCTCGGTCTGCTTGAGCCGCTTTCTGTCCCTCACCGTCCGTGGTCTCACATTGCTGTGGATTTCATCACAGACCTCCCCAAATCACAGGGATATCGATCGGTTCTCCGAGGGTAGCCTGCTCATTCCTCTGACTCCTCACTGCGCTCGAGATGGCAGAAATACTGTTCAATCATGTCTTCCGCGTCTTTTGGGCTGCCAGAGGACTGCTCAGTCTTCGACTGAGGTCCCCAGTTCACCTCCTGTGTCTGGTCtgcctttttcaaggcactaAATGTGAACGTCAGCCTCACGTCCGGAATAACACCCCCGGTCAAATGGACAGACCGAGTGCCTGAAGCAGGAGATTGGTAGGTTTTGGCACTCCTACTACAGCATGTCACAGACTGACTGGAGTCGCTTCTTGCCTTTGCCCTGCGCAGAATTCCCTCACCAGCTCTTCCTCTGGCCTCACCTCATTCCAGTGCACCCTCAGATACCAGCCTGCCCTGTTCCCCTGGGATGATGAATCCACAGATGTCCCAGCGCTGGATGACTGGTTTTGCCGCAGTGCTGCAGTCTGGCAAGCGTCGCACACCTGGCTGCAGCACACGATCCGACGCTAGAAGATCAATGCAGACTGTAACAGCCGTCCAGCACCACAATATCAGCCGAGACAGGAGGTTTGGCTGTCCACCTGGGACATCAAGATGAAGCTCCCCTCCAAGAAACTCAGCCCCCGATATATTGGTTCTTTCCGTATTCTGTACCAGGTCAATCTGATCGCCTACTGCCTGCAGCTGCCCCCTCACTACCAGATCGCACctctgtgtcttgtgtgtgCATTAGACCCTTTGTTattacagaagtatttacaagttgccacagagagacacaggaaagtacaggtgagaggcagccattttgttgtttgactagtttcagaccagtcttagcattgctcattttgttttaagtttgcctaaattgaagttagcattgtctgtagtttgcctaaattgaagtcaattcagttcagctgctgagttggtgaaagtaaacaggttgtagaagagagattttgtctaggactagcaggaattctgttgcaggaggagccaggtgtggccagttaggtgtgaattgggggcaggtagacaaaagctacttaaagcagctgttgagaaagagctgcgctgtttctcggtcacaaaagttaagcagtaacgaggcaacaggaaccaagggacttaaaaaaataaaaaaataaaaataacatttagaagcatgtggccacttcACACAGTAAATTCACCAGTGTTCAATTAACTCCAACAGTGTTAAAATTAACTCTaaaaaagtgtttatataaTCCACAATCACCAGagtaaaattaaaactttcaacAGAGTTGGCATTTATACACTGCCTCAGAGTTAAAACTTCTCCTCTCAGGGAGTTAAATAAGCAACTCTTataagtgtttattttgttttattttatttaacactgcACTACTCTCACCAGTGTTAACTCTGTTACTCCATTAAATTGTCAAACCCCTGCTTACTCTGCTTTTATCAATCAAATGATAACTAGCAttacctcaagctcaacctctccaaatcgaatctcctcttttttcccccactcttcctcaccttctgctgacctccccatctcgatccccttggaatccaccacactctctccttcactctccgctaaaaatctaggagtcaccctccatcctgcgctctcctacacccagcacatcaccacgctgacacgcacctgtagattcttcctgagcaacataccccggatccgtcccttcctcaccgactactcgactcagctactcgtccagtctcGTCTACTCGTCTACTCGGCTACTCGTctactggtcctctcctgcctggattactgcaactccctcctggccggcttgcctgcatctactacccgcccactccagctcatccagaactctgtggctcgtctggtattctctctgccacgattcgcacacactgctccactgctccgctccctccactggctcccgatagcggcacgcattcagttcaagactttgactctcacctaccgctgtcttgaccacactacaccaagctaccttcagtcacttgtctctccatacatcccctccagaccactgtgttcctccagtgccagaaggctaactctgcctcctctccactctccttccttcagagccgctccttctcatccctggcccctaaatggtggaacgacctgcccaccgaagtcaaaacagcagagtccttgacctcattccggcacttactcaagacgcatcttttccgacagtacttgtaatattagtcctctatccctgctagcactcacaggttttttttgcttctcgtgttcttgattattttcctccttactgcctttcccgtagcccttgtctgtgaccctacatcttgacagcacttaactttcaccatccaggatgtaggaagtctcttaatgtaaattggaatttgtaaaatgtattttgaattgctgttttagcaaaattgaatttgtaatgattgatgccttgtacttctctgtatttttgcactttgtttgcacttttgttgtaagtcgccctggataagggataATAATTACCACAAGATTTGCTGCTATACACTCTGGATGATCagaaatgtgtgcatgtgtataattGATACTGGGCATTAAAATCGAACAGTCctttgttagagagagagagagagagaaaatatatattggtttaCAATTTACTtctcagtaaataaatacccaGACTCAATCGAACATGCCAACGGGTCAGGCATATACAGATAATGCTTACaagcaccacaacaaaccaaTAAATAGCCACCCATTCTGGTTTGGGGTTGACCCAAAGACATGAGTTCGAGTTAGGGTAGAAAAATCtgacaacacaaatataaatacattggtgggtaaagatacattttaccctcaaacaataattaatgtacaataattaacatttatacaattattaagaaaaaataaaatgataaaacaacaattattcaGGAAACTACCAGGTATGGTACATTCTTTGGTTTTACACCAGTACAGTGTAAAATCAACACTCTTTAATTTGACACccagtattaacactgactctcaAGATGGTTTAACTCTCAAAGTGTCAACTGAATCTTTTTAGTTTTGAAACAACACTGATTTTAACACTATATTATTAACACTGGGATTTCAACACTACAGATTTTGCTGtgcagtgtcaggtttgcagaatgattgccttcctggatgaactcatccaagaaggtttcatttgtgaacgttgttgacaggttgaaatcctacagatcaaggttcgtgatcttgaggctcagcttgttgatctgtgctgtattagggatatagaagaattggtcaatcagcccatgagagagatggtttcatgccaaaacctaggagag contains:
- the LOC136753111 gene encoding beta-galactoside alpha-2,6-sialyltransferase 1 is translated as MKWNILYILFFCTVTSVSVYLYIFIPKKSIDVPNKLENIPKRAQHSLSKAIEREIFQTPETLGAEWTEDTDSKQRNAVAYFKASNKFQVPAKITRMKHKLNRHELLCQLKTRVPLTMIKAGDGPFTGEEWEKSLPKENLEAKLGPFKRCAVVMSAAALRNSKLGVEIDDHDAVIRFNGAPTKGFSVDVGNKTTLRLFNSQLMVSQEEKILTNPLYNTGVLIVWDPAPYSKDLHKWYQMPDFNFFQLYKDFRSQHPDQPFYILSPEMQWHLWDIIQENTVEDIQPNPPSSGMLGIALMMNLCDKISVYEFLPSHRKTDVCHYFQNINNQACTVGYYHPMTFEKKLVKRIIQSKNYELYTYGRVTLSGFSQYFCPPANSSSDKNGS